Proteins encoded in a region of the Nicotiana tomentosiformis chromosome 9, ASM39032v3, whole genome shotgun sequence genome:
- the LOC104088681 gene encoding COBRA-like protein 7, translated as MSLYPKAHSKNMAPTTFLSLFLLISVAGQTTPVAEAPAPASDDCNGILLQYVFTSGSKIKPTLKSNPKNQPYKFQSILSIINNGLDELKLWRVFVGFQYDELLVSASNVVLADGSSFPAKVGNGTVFAGFPNADLKTAVETAGDATQTSVQVQIKGTQFGVGSPNVPMPSNISLVNDGFICLKPSMQGKSVMQVCCNKDPKFKTNLTLDEEFSPRQDGDLTIMYDILRTYDSNYWAQVKIANHNTLGRLDNWKLSWDWMKDEFIWEMKGAYPSVVDTSECVFGPQGNFYQSLDFSNGLNCERRPTIIDLPLEKTNDTKLGMIPFCCRNGTILPPAMDPSKSASAFQINVFKMPPDLNRSSFTPPQNWKIEGRLNPDYKCGPPVRVSPSQFPDPSGLLPDTAAFASWQVICNITQPKGASPRCCVSFSAFYNESIIPCPTCSCGCPSNTARTCSTKAPALLLPSQALLVPFENRTKMSLAWADINHLPVSNPLPCGDNCGVSINWHLFTDYRGGWSARITLFNWDDTSFADWFTAVQLDKAALGFDAVYSFNGTILDGVNNTLFMQGLEGLNYLVAETDGANPEKDPRVPGKQQSVISFTKKNIPGINIPGGDGFPTKIFFNGEECSLPKILPTSSSSRRISSFAVTTSILALVVFMLMRQ; from the exons ATGTCTTTGTATCCGAAAGCACATTCAAAGAACATGGCACCCACCAcatttctctctctctttctcctcATCTCCGTCGCCGGACAAACAACTCCCGTCGCCGAAGCTCCGGCTCCCGCATCCGACGACTGCAACGGCATATTACTACAGTACGTGTTCACTTCCGGATCCAAAATCAAACCCACTTTAAAATCCAACCCTAAAAATCAACCCTATAAGTTTCAGTCCATTTTAAGCATAATAAACAACGGGCTTGACGAACTAAAGTTATGGAGAGTCTTTGTTGGGTTTCAATACGACGAGCTTTTGGTCTCTGCTTCTAATGTTGTTCTTGCTGATGGGTCTTCTTTTCCTGCTAAAGTTGGTAATGGTACTGTCTTTGCTGGGTTTCCGAATGCGGATCTTAAGACTGCTGTTGAAACTGCTGGAGATGCTACGCAAACGAGTGTGCAGGTTCAGATTAAGGGTACCCAGTTTGGAGTTGGGTCTCCTAATGTCCCTATGCCGTCGAATATTTCTTTGGTCAATGATGGGTTTATTTGCCTTAAACCCTCTATGCAAG GAAAGAGTGTTATGCAAGTATGCTGCAATAAAGACCCAAAATTCAAGACAAATCTGACATTGGATGAGGAATTCAGTCCACGACAAGATGGGGACCTTACAATTATGTATGATATCCTAAGAACATATGATTCAAATTACTGGGCACAGGTTAAGATTGCAAACCATAACACCCTCGGCCGCCTTGATAACTGGAAACTAAGTTGGGACTGGATGAAGGATGAGTTTATCTGGGAAATGAAGGGTGCTTACCCCTCTGTTGTTGATACTTCTGAGTGCGTTTTCGGGCCACAGGGAAATTTTTATCAGAGTCTTGACTTCTCCAATGGATTGAACTGTGAGAGAAGGCCAACAATAATCGATCTGCCTCTGGAAAAGACCAATGACACAAAGTTGGGGATGATACCTTTCTGTTGCCGAAATGGGACGATCTTGCCACCTGCCATGGACCCAAGCAAGTCTGCTTCAGCATTCCAGATAAACGTCTTTAAAATGCCTCCGGATCTCAATCGCTCCTCGTTCACTCCTCCTCAGAATTGGAAGATTGAAGGCAGACTGAATCCAGATTATAAATGTGGACCTCCAGTCCGTGTAAGCCCCAGCCAGTTTCCTGATCCGAGTGGATTGCTACCCGATACAGCAGCATTTGCAAGCTGGCAAGTTATATGCAACATCACTCAACCAAAAGGAGCAAGCCCTAGATGCTGTGTATCTTTCTCTGCTTTCTACAATGAATCTATCATTCCTTGTCCAACATGCTCCTGTGGTTGCCCTTCGAATACCGCTCGTACATGTAGTACAAAAGCTCCTGCTCTTCTCCTACCATCTCAGGCTCTTCTGGTCCCATTTGAGAATAGAACCAAGATGTCCCTTGCCTGGGCTGATATTAATCATCTTCCAGTTTCGAACCCATTGCCATGCGGAGATAACTGCGGTGTCAGCATCAACTGGCATTTATTCACAGACTATAGGGGTGGATGGTCTGCCAGGATCACCCTCTTTAACTGGGATGATACTTCTTTTGCTGATTGGTTCACCGCGGTGCAATTGGATAAAGCAGCCCTTGGTTTTGATGCGGTGTATTCCTTCAACGGAACTATATTAGACGGCGTTAACAATACCTTGTTCATGCAAGGCCTGGAGGGCTTGAACTATCTAGTAGCAGAAACAGATGGAGCTAATCCAGAGAAAGATCCCCGAGTACCTGGGAAACAACAATCAGTAATCTCATTCACAAAGAAGAATATCCCTGGAATCAACATTCCTGGCGGTGATGGATTCCCAACAAAGATATTCTTTAATGGAGAAGAGTGCTCATTGCCAAAGATACTCCCAACAAGCAGCTCATCTAGGAGGATATCTTCGTTTGCTGTCACTACATCCATACTAGCACTTGTGGTTTTTATGTTGATGCGACAATAG
- the LOC104088680 gene encoding two-component response regulator ARR1-like — MNVGSGSVVKSMSATGCWKSGDVVSDKFPVGLRVLVVDDDPTCLRILEKMLRNCYYEVTKCNRAEVALSLLRENKNGFDIVISDVHMPDMDGFKLLEHIGLEMDLPVIMMSADDSKDVVMKGVTHGAYDYLIKPVRIEALKNIWQHVIRKKKHEWKDNNYDQSGSVEEGDRQQKPPEDVDYSSSANEGNWRNSKKRKEEEEEAEERDDTSTLKKPRVVWSVELHQQFVQAVHQLGIDKAVPKKILELMNVPGLTRENVASHLQKYRLYLRRLSGASQHQSSLNNSFMGRPDATFGTISPLNGLDLQAIAAAGQIPAQSLATLQAAALGRSATKSAISMPLVDQRNLFSFENSKLRFPEGQQQLNNSNKQIDLLHGIPTAMEPKQLANLNHPSQSFVGINTQVNSMAQHNNSLLMRISQSQPRAQMLNGENNGHQVSRLPLSMQQRLSPEGIPGTVPAQSGIVDNARGSVYNPVSQASSMVDFSLNQSKELQSYNFSLGSNNSGMSTLTNRGMLQEEMNSDIKGSRGFPSNYDMFTELHQQKSQNWGLQNVGSTFDASHHPSIQGSQGVSSQLLFQQGISSTHNSGQNRNAPIGKPMYSNADESGHVNPMGGPQLNSLGGNMLAVKVERFSDTDYHSTIYHEQFGQEDLMSAFLKQQGNVGPVETEFGFDGYTLDNLPV, encoded by the exons ATGAATGTTGGTAGTGGGTCAGTGGTGAAATCGATGTCTGCAACTGGTTGTTGGAAATCAGGTGATGTGGTCTCTGATAAGTTTCCAGTGGGACTCCGGGTGCTTGTAGTTGATGATGACCCTACTTGCTTAAGGATCTTGGAGAAGATGCTCAGGAACTGCTATTATGAAG TCACCAAGTGTAATAGGGCTGAGGTTGCATTATCGTTGCTCCGGGAAAACAAGAATGGTTTTGACATTGTTATAAGTGATGTCCACATGCCAGACATGGATGGTTTCAAACTTCTTGAGCACATTGGTCTGGAGATGGACCTGCCTGTTATAA TGATGTCTGCGGATGATAGTAAGGATGTGGTTATGAAAGGAGTTACTCATGGTGCGTATGATTATCTGATCAAACCGGTGCGGATTGAGGCACTGAAGAATATTTGGCAGCATGTTATTCGTAAAAAGAAGCATGAGTGGAAGGACAACAATTACGATCAATCAGGTAGTGTGGAAGAAGGAGATCGGCAGCAGAAACCGCCAGAAGATGTTGATTACTCATCTTCAGCTAATGAAGGAAACTGGAGAAACTCgaagaaaagaaaggaagaggaagaagaagctGAAGAAAGGGACGATACATCCACATTAAAGAAGCCACGTGTTGTTTGGTCAGTGGAGCTTCATCAACAATTTGTGCAAGCCGTGCATCAACTTGGAATTGACA AGGCTGTCCCGAAGAAAATTCTGGAACTGATGAATGTTCCTGGACTAACCAGAGAAAATGTTGCTAGCCACCTTCAG AAATATCGGTTGTATCTCAGAAGGTTGAGTGGTGCATCACAGCACCAGAGTAGTTTGAACAACTCTTTCATGGGACGCCCTGACGCAACCTTTGGCACAATATCTCCCCTCAACGGACTTGATCTTCAAGCTATTGCTGCCGCTGGTCAAATCCCTGCACAAAGTCTTGCTACCCTCCAAGCAGCGGCCCTAGGTAGATCTGCTACAAAATCTGCCATATCTATGCCCCTAGTAGATCAAAGAAACCTTTTTAGCTTCGAAAATTCCAAGTTGAGATTTCCAGAAGGgcaacaacaactaaataatagCAATAAGCAAATTGACTTGCTGCACGGGATCCCAACCGCCATGGAGCCAAAGCAGCTTGCTAATTTAAACCACCCTTCCCAGTCCTTCGTGGGTATAAATACGCAAGTGAACTCCATGGCACAACATAATAATTCTTTGCTTATGAGAATATCCCAATCACAACCTAGGGCTCAAATGCTAAATGGAGAGAATAATGGCCATCAAGTTTCGAGGCTTCCATTATCCATGCAGCAACGTTTGTCGCCAGAGGGGATACCTGGTACGGTCCCAGCACAGAGTGGTATTGTTGACAATGCAAGAGGGAGCGTGTACAATCCAGTCTCCCAAGCATCTTCAATGGTCGACTTCTCGCTAAATCAAAGCAAGGAGTTGCAGAGCTACAACTTTTCTCTTGGGAGTAATAATTCAGGCATGTCCACTTTGACCAATAGAGGGATGCTTCAGGAAGAGATGAACTCCGACATCAAAGGATCTAGAGGATTCCCTTCTAATTATGATATGTTCACTGAACTCCATCAGCAAAAATCACAGAACTGGGGTTTACAGAATGTTGGGTCAACCTTTGATGCCTCTCATCATCCAAGTATACAAGGAAGTCAGGGTGTCTCATCACAATTATTATTTCAGCAAGGGATCTCTTCAACACACAACAGTGGACAAAACAGAAATGCTCCTATTGGTAAACCAATGTACTCCAATGCGGATGAAAGTGGACATGTTAATCCTATGGGTGGACCACAACTTAACTCTCTTGGTGGAAATATGCTTGCTGTTAAAGTTGAAAGATTTTCCGACACAGACTATCACAGTACCATTTACCACGAGCAATTTGGACAGGAGGACCTCATGAGTGCCTTCTTAAAACAG CAAGGAAATGTTGGACCAGTTGAAACTGAATTTGGCTTCGATGGATACACATTGGACAATCTTCCCGTGTAA